Genomic DNA from Schistosoma haematobium chromosome 1, whole genome shotgun sequence:
agtgaaaaatacaaaacaaaacaaacaaactataaaatgaatgcaaaagaaaacaaaagaaaaactcACCAGttgttatgtaataataatcTGGCGCATAcacaatagaaaaaaaatttctttatgtaaaataaatttgatgaatttattttatttgtaaaaaaaaggGAAAAGTAGATCAAAAAAAGAGTCTTATCTTCAAAATATGTGTATTATGTATAGATATATGAGATTATGTTTTTTCCTCTATTTCTCATGAGTATTTCGATCGTTTAGCATATTTTGGAAGCACATTAGGTGAGTTTTGAGATTCAGCTGTTTTTAtgaaaaagttttaaaaaaaatgaaggaAAAAACTCACTTTAGATAATTATCAATGAAAGTGAcagaatataaaatatttaaaaataaataaaacataattaGATCCGAGTTTAATTTCATTTCACcctgcccccaaatgctctggtacggctgagagtggggagattccgctcaccctctcgaaatgctctcacatggccacgcgtatatagcctctgtcagggaagtcctactcactgacttctcgcaatggggtgttgttcacgaaatcgaaaggacgaaaagcgaatgtccggcgctttaaccggattccaaaccaatggtgcacatgggctccagtatcctgtgggaacaaatggcgtatgaaccaatcgttgggcaccggctatcatgggactgcatctcctcacgatgctctattgccttgtggatcagaccttcaggtcgaaggctcggggagtgactccctaagaaaaccacctgcttcggtttgggtacccgggcattatcccagccctcacataaatcgaatgacgcatatgtattcggtgaccctttgtaccaatatccatgtgtttaaacaaataaataaataaaatcatttcacCCAACTATAAGAGATTACTCTTAGTGAATCTGGAGTAGTATTCAATGAGAGGGAAGGAAATCATATGTCTAATAGTCAGTAAGCTGCGTGTTGACCAATCATGTTTACTTCTACTATTACATGTCACGGTGTGAATCTCACTTCATTCAACTTTAGAATTTAAACAGCTAGCTAATGCGTATTATGTGAACgcttataaaaaaaaatttgatataaaattatgtactttgcaaatgaattaaattatataCACTCAGCAAGATCACTGGATGATTTATACAATTCATCTTAGCAATTTTATTCTAATCTTATAAACAATATTAGTTAAACTGGTTTAATGCAGTGTTCAAGGTGGTTGACTGATTGTACACAATTACATCTTTCGAAAGAAAATTACAGTGGAGTTCAATGATCATGATTTACCTAGTTTCATTTGAACATTCTTTTATTGAAATGGGATTATTAGCTGACGATTCCCAAGTGGGATGAAACTCATATCCTATCTTCCACTACTAGCTATAATTCATCTATAATAAAGAATACATGAGCTAAAACACCGTTATGTTGGACATTCTATGAcgattttaaaatgattttgttCCAGAGATTAATCAACGATGAATATCGACATGACAGAGACTAATGACGGCTTTATTTATGCTTGATATATAGAAATTTCCATTGAGAAACACAACAGTTTGAATAAGTGTATGCATGTCCATATTGTTCAAGCATTGCCAacagcaaatatatatatatatatatatatatatatatatatatatatatatatatatatatatatatataagttgtaGAACTTTGAGAACAAGATCCTCTTGTTGAACTCTACTCTTGTTTTCTACCTCCAATAAATACTTTCtgcttttgtttattttatttagatgTCGGGTCATTTTTAGAAGATAGTAAATATTAACTCTGTCTATTAGAATACTTTGATATTGCCTGAATGACAAATCTTCTAAATAAACGCTTGATTCGGTTTTCTAAGCTCTTTTAGTAACCtccaggctaaatctacacggTAACGTGAACACGGGAGAAAAAGGCGCGAAATATGGAAAGAACGTTTTGCTCTCAAGGttcatttatgtacagaaaatctagggtatCTATAGCATTTTAGATAACATTGGGCTTCTGGAAAGTTTTGGagcgctactaaacatagtaacagggtaggtaatcatccaatcacaAGTGTGATATATGGCTTTTCACCTTCTAAATGTTTCTGGTAAACTTCTATCGCATGCTGACTGGGTAAGATGTTTCTCAGCGTTTCCAGGGCCCTTTGGGCTTTTTATCGAGAAAGTTTCTGAGTCTCCCCAACACTCGACGTCATACACTAAATTTTGATAACCGAAGACGGGTAATCAGgaagatagtaataataaaaccatgagtcaatctaagctcaACCACGActaaaaacttgaaagcactaaACGGCTTCTTTGTCCTTCGTAGTACTCATCCACAATTCCCTACGAAGGGATCCTACCCAGGACGTTCTGTCTCACttatgaacgcttaacctctagaccactgagtcgacatTCAACGGGGTTAATGTTTAGCCTCAACCAATACAAGATGTCGCGCGATCATATTCCATGGTTTTCGGTGCGTAACTGCTTCACAaccgacacggttgaactccattggtgacggcttctcactagaaatctaGGTTTGCAATGATGGTCGAACTTAGAGCGGcttatgattttaataaaatttagcaatctccacaatctcAGACTGAAAGTAATAATATTTGACAGGTAGTAAGTGAAGTACCATATAGAATGAAACATAAATATGCTATGAATTTCATGAGTATCGATCGCTAATGAAAAACAGTACATACATAGATAACCATTGAACTAACCACCTATGCATGCATGGCAAGTCAAAGTACTATCTACTTTATTATGAACACAGAGAtttatattttgaagaaaatcgaaaaaaaaaacaaatagtaGTGTCATTTACAACAGCTgcgaaaaaaagaataatagcCGATagatttcttttttattcaactgcttgtttgtttttctctttaagCGATTTCATACAAACTCTTccatatttatgaattttaaaagAACAAAGATAACAATTCGTtccagctgcttacaacctgtatTCGCATAATTGTAatacttgttttttttaaagattgacacgagtacatatatatatatatatatatatatatatatatatatatatatatatatatatatatatatacgtgtgtAGTACCTTTTTTTCGGCTGATTTTAGGAATTTATTGTAGTGATATATATGTCTGTCGGTGGTCAAACGTTAAGAGTTACGCAGTTGGGAGTGAATGATCGAATTACTCAAATCTTTCTCAATTTAAGGGTCATaaaatttcatcttatttttttaaatttaaataaatgtgaAACATTTGTTTGTTCTTGGCAAAGATTGTGATATCTACATCATTCAGGGTGAAATTATGCCGTCATGTTTCTTAGTGTAACCAACCATGTTTATCAAACATAAGATAGTATTactgttaaaaaaaattgtGACAGTCACATAATATATTGCTTGCCATTAATGAtctattttgaaattatttcacCTATGGATTAGACATTTTGTAAAGATCTATTCATACATGCTCTGCACTATCCTATAACAAATATTCAGTTAAAATAATACCTAAATCATATCTCTTCGAATAGTGCATATACTTATTTGGTATTAAACTGACTACAGCTTGAAATTTACGGTGCATTTACTATAATTttcgaaaaaaaattattattgttattactattgtgGGACAGCTTTATCCCTAATTTATAGTACGATTTagataatttataattaaatttaaatgagaAAGGGAATGTCCACAGTGTAAAAACCATtaaataatactactaataacgGGGAAGTTTTTAAACACAATAAAAAACAATAGAGAACATACATTCACAATATGCTGAAATCGTATCCATATTTATACATGATGATTGACTAACAAGTACAGGTTGAGTAATTAATGAATTTTGATTTTCAGCATTTATATTAgataatgacgatgatgatggtATGGAAGTAGGCGTAGGAGGACTATGACTAAGAGGAAATAAAGGAGGCTCTCGAGATGTTGGAGGAGCTGGTGACAATGATAAAACCTGATGTAATCCTAACCGGTAAAATATATTAGCAGGAGAAAAAGTATGCCAAAGTGGATGATGAGTATCTGGAGAATCTGTCGATGAATTaccattgttattgttattatttcgaTGACCATCTAAACGACCTATAATTTAATACgagaaaaaacaataaaaatgactagaatgaattaaaacttccaAAAGAACGAGAATATAAAATTTTAAGGCTAAACAGTCAACGAATAGTAAGCTTACAGAATCACTGAGTGAAAAATGTTGAGATAAGGGTAAGTAAAAGTAACGAATCAGCTGGCAAGGTTGTACATTCTCATTGGGTGAGGTAGTTACactatgtgttacgtatgcctgactATCACCTACCTTGTTAGGCAATGTTAGATAGTGTAGGTGTAAATTAAAAGAAAGCTAAGGATGACTAAACTAAGTGAAAGCATCAGGTCTAGGAAGTCACTGAATGTTGGACTGAACTATGTTGGTAAATGCAAACCGCTATTAATGGTTAGAGACGTTGGACGAAGTAATTCACAATCGATCACAGAGATGCATTGATTCTTCACTTTTCTCTAGATCTTCAGTCCCAGTATTACTTCATCTATATTGTTTCCTTCCTAAATCTCGAACCATATTCTCAGTGATTAGTCTTTCTCACTATCGTTTTTACCGTGATTATTTCGACTCTTTCGACAATTATCTTGTAAATTTCATAGCGTTATGCTAATGTGGGGATGAAAACTTGGGCCAATGCACATCTGTGCCAGGATCGAAATTGACTATGATTGACGACAACCGTTTTGTCCAAGTTTAATGTTCCTTAGGAGTGGTGAGAAACTGCGAACTTGCATAAAACCGAATCCACTAAATTTATATCTTGAAACATGCAAAATACTTTCAGATTCCTCCATAGGATTCAAAGGATTTATGAAATAGCATATTTctaattaaatttcattatcaGAGGATAATTATTTCATTCCTGACAAAACTAAACTACACCAGACAGGAATTTGTATTAGAACTTTGAAGATCTGCCTCGAAGCTAGTTGCAAATGAGCATATGGTTATAAACTAAGTATTTGAAGATTATTCAATTAGTACGTAGTTTTTAATAACCAATAGACTTCAGATATCCAATACCTTATAGGTTTTCAATGACACATAAATTGAAGTCATTGCGTAATGAAATTTGAACAATATTCATGAACAACTTATCCTAACGGTAAATTAAGAATCATTAAATCGGTACTGAACATTTAGATCCACTACTGATAAGATGGGGATTTAATcagaataaaatgaacagtAAAACTTTTAAGGATCAAATGTCTGATAATACAAGTTATGATGAATGGAAGAGTTCAACAGGTAATTCACTCATATTTATTGAGAAAAAACgttaaaacaaaatgacaaGACAAACATGATTCTCTACAACGCCAAAAGAAACCATCTTTATGAATGCTGGTAATGTAAGTGATAATGGAATAAGGTAAATGAGACTATTTTTACAATCTTGCGAAAAAACCTTTTGATCTGTTAAGTTTTATATTGTATTCTCCAATCTGTAATTAACTAAGGAATATATTAAGTATAAACTGTTAATTTGTAGCACtctaatatatttgataaagctTACTTGATCTTACAACCAGGTTACATTAATCACACAAATTGTGCGGCTTAGAAAAGTTTTTCGGTATTTCTAAACATGAAGTACAGTACTAACTACTCATAGGTAACATTGATATTACCAGTTCAAATCTTTGGTTTTTCAACAAGTTGATTTTCTCTATAATTATGATACAAAGTGTTTGGAATTTGAACCATTTCCCATCTAGAAATTAAGCGGGGAAATTAGTGACAAAGTTAGCTTTAGCGTAATACTGTTGCTGCTCTAAAGGTTACAGTCTATTGAACGTTAAAAATGAGAAATTACGAAACCAGTCCTAATAACTTAATACACATTGGACAAGTTAGTGGTTATTCAGACTCAGTAGCCCAATCGATAACGCAACGGCCATTGGAATTGAAAGACATTGGATTCAAGTCCGAATGTGAACATTAAAACTGACATTCAAGGATAGTCAACTAATGAATATCAAGTATGGTGAAACACACGTCCTGAGTTACATCCTACTAGCCCAATATATGAAATATACTGAAACCATCTTCTTTTTCCGTTTAAATCTAAACAAAAGTTTcataaagaaataaatcaaaCAAAGAAACAAATCAATCTACCAAGTTCATTGATCACTTCCGGTGTTGACAAAAAATATCCATTTGGTATACTAGTTTGTCGTAAAACTGTCGAACTACAAGTTGATGGTAATTTCAAATGTTTCAATGCCGGGATTCTTTTTTGACGTGACTGATTCTGTGActgtttttgttctttttgCTGTGAATTTTCTTCTTCCATATTCAATTCATCACAGGAATTTTGTGTAACATTTTTGTTGCTATCATTGTtgtcattactattactactactagtagtattagtagtactagtacTGTTTAGATGATTGACATGATTGATACAACTTACTTCTGACTTTGTCACTGTTATAGTCTTACACAATAATGTTGACGGTATTGAAGCCGATGGCAAACAATCTAAATCAACAATATCAGGTAATGTTGTTTGAGTAGGTGCATCGATTTTCTGAATAATTACCATTGGTTCCGATGATAGATTATAATCAGAATTCATACATTGTTGTGAAATAACATAATGTTTGTTAGGGGGCACAGGTGTAGTAAGCGGACTATTAGTTGAAACAGTAATGATAGGCTATGCAATCCATACATATGTGATAGAAAACAAATAGTAATATAGACATATTTAGGGTGGAGTATACAATgaaaagaataattattaaataactgaAGTTGTAGTATCATTTGTGGAAGATGTAATTGCtgaaacatatatatatcagtatagggttgtggagattgatgagaccgaaggtccggGGTCCGAGTCCCGTGTGCAAGATCGcggatgctcattgctgagaagttccatactaggatgaaaaggtcgtctagtgcttctaggttttcaatggtagtctagcatcgatcagttcatgatctcaatacaTCAATTTATACGGAATTATCTGAACAAAACGTTTATggtttaatttaaacaattagtcagtcagtcagcaacaatgcAGAActccgtacgtacgtacatcagtctaggtcgccacaccacattagcacagagacacAATTGTCGATTTAAATCCCATAGCGGTAGaggtgtagtgaacaagaacacgagtggggacaatcgaatgtaattgaatacaaaattacagaagaTGTCACTAAAATTTGAGaacaatacagtaaatacttaatttgcaaaatattaatcgattgtttcaaacttgaccgtttcttttacaaatatcagtctattgtctcagatttcattgttcctgcatttttaTACCAATCGCTTTCCGATtctgttctttccttctcgatctacTGAAATAcgttctattcctgactatcgttatatactacttatgggatataagtagctcacaccacagaggtagtaaaagtatagacagtaatcggaaagattagggttcgaAGATgatattcaaggagtataatccagtgaaataaatttggaaagggaaaaaaggacatgaagaattcagaagattagaagtTGGAAGAACACAAtgagtgaatgcacctgcgctattgcaaacgatt
This window encodes:
- a CDS encoding hypothetical protein (EggNog:ENOG4112SAZ~COG:K), which gives rise to MNSDYNLSSEPMVIIQKIDAPTQTTLPDIVDLDCLPSASIPSTLLCKTITVTKSEVSCINHVNHLNSTSTTNTTSSSNSNDNNDSNKNVTQNSCDELNMEEENSQQKEQKQSQNQSRQKRIPALKHLKLPSTCSSTVLRQTSIPNGYFLSTPEVINELGRLICFFV